cgtttggtgcagagTCGGACTAAGACGCAAAATAaggacaaaaaggaaaaaaaaggtttttgtTAACAAAACTTTCTCCAAAATTTTCtaaagaaaactaacgaaaagtccaaaaataaaaactttagtttcaatgaaaaatgacaaataaaggtagtgaatagtaccaaagaaatgtaaaaatgtggtttttcgttaaaagtgaacagtaccgaaagtgtttcgttaaaactctcaatTTTCTAATACAAAGAAATTGAACCCAACATCAAAATTTTCTGCTGAATCCAACTACACCTAGCAACCAAAATTTACATTCTCTCAAAAACGTGATTTGAATCCTCAAATTTTACACTCTCTCACCTCAAAAACAAACATTTCCAATAAATCAACGGAACCCAAAAGCCCAGTTGAAAACCCTTGGAATTTTTCAATTGGGAACTCAACTTTCTATTGAATTACCACTCATATGAATTAGAAGAAGccaaataaaaatcacattgaTTTTTCGAACtttctgtcacatcccgggcccgctccaccaccgtagcatgatattgtccgttttgggccctaaccatgccctcatggttttgtttttgggaactcgcgagcaacttcccagtgggtcacccatcttggaagtgctctggcctcattctcgcttaacttcgaagttcctgcggaacccgaagccagtgagcttctaaaaggcctcgtgctaggtagggaggtgaatatacatttaaggatcactctcctaggcgatgtgggatgctaCAATCCACCCCCATTAGGGGCCTGACaacctcgtcggcacacttccagctaaggattggctctgataccatttgtcacatcccggcccggggtggATCACTTcctgggcccgctccaccaccgtaacatgatattgtccgctttgggccctaaccacgctctcacggttttgtttttgggaactcacgagcaacttcccagtgggtcacccatcttggaagtgctctggcctccttctcgcttaacttcggagttcctacggaacccaaagccaatgagctcccaaaaggcctcgtgctaggtagggcgatgaatatacatttaaggatcactcccttgaGCGATGTGGGATACTACACTTTCAAACTCATCTTtccattgattttcaatctttccTCATTTTCCAAATTACCCCTCCgctcctctctctccccctcccccCTCAAACTGTCAAATATGTCCCAAAAACTCAACCACTTTTCGTTTTCCCCAATTTTAATATCCAACCCAACCTGCAAATTTCTCAGGGCAGCAGGAAGCCAAACATCCGCTTATTTTCTAGTCCCCCTTAATACCCAGCGAGAGCTTGGGATTCGATAGCTTGCTTTAGCGAACCCCGGAGGGCCTCGTAGTCGAGGCGAGTCCCACTTATTTTAGTTCGAGGGCATACCAAACACAATATTATAGTTCTACTTAAGCCAGTCCAAACCATTCCCTCCTAAGAAGGTGAAACAAACGCACCCAAAACTCCCTAGTAATTTCTTCACTCTTATTAGTACAAATTTTGAGCTAGACCTACTAGTTTGATATCTACCTTTCGACAAAAACAGAGTAACTAGTTTGATATAATAGGGATGCCAACAAATATATCGACAAAATTACTATCCGTATATTGTCCACGCATTTGACACTACGTTTATATAATTGTTCATATGGTTGTCAATTAAAATTTACGTGACAAATAATTTATGGTTCGATccaattcattttctttatccCAATCTCTTGTACATTTATCTAATCAATAAAATCAGAACTtctatttataattttaatttttcaatcatTGAACATGATTTTATACCACGACAAGTGGCCAGTAGAAAAGTGCGGACAACAGCTCTCTAAGGAAAATAACGGAAGATTTTGAGTTCAATTAATACTTTGTAAGTTGTGAATTTGCTTAATTGTggttattaatattattttcttaggtacatatatagatctaaaaaaaaattagactcTTTTATCTTCATATACGGCAGTAAACATATACGCacatcttcattttcatttcttgtATGTTAcatgaaaaattcaaataaaagaaagaaaataaacgaATACAAACCTCACCCAAACTCaaaaacttttttgtttttctttcttctcgcTCATcgatcaaattttgttttcttcgACTTCAAAGTTCGATCGGAACACTTATAGCAGCTCTTATTGGTATTGCTAAGGCATGGATATCCGAGCAAATGACCACAACTTTGCTCGAGCTCATTTATTtgatatatattattttctgaATAGTAACGCTTTGCTAGCTAATCAAACTCCTTAATTAACTACCTAGTACGTCGTCTTTGTTGTCGCTGATGTATTGGTACCAGTCATCTGTGTTCCAGCGTCGCGATCACTGCTACCATCCTCTCCGGAGATCTCCTCCAAGGACCGGCCTTTGGTCTCAGTaaccaagaatgtgaagaaaaacCCAAGCATGTTTGTGATAGCCAAGAATATCATAGCCTTCTGAATTTCCTTCACTTTACCAtctaaagtatagttttgcaccCCAAATGCACCCACCATGGCCCCGGCCTTCCCCGCCGCCGCACTCAATGCGTGACACGTGGATCTAATCCTAGTCGGAAACAGCTCAGCCGGAAGCACAAACGTGGTGCTGTTGGGGCCAAAGTTGGCAAAGAAAAAAGTGAGGCCGTATAAGGTTGCAAACATGTACTTGTTGTTCTTGAGGTCGTCATATTTGTAGCCTATGATGCCCATGAACAAAGACATCATGAAGAATCCCACAAGTTGGATCTTGAACCTGCCAAGTTTCTCGATGAAGAAGACGGTGAACCAGTAACCAGGGAAGGTGCCGAAAAACGCAACTACAAGCATTGCTCGAGAGGTCTCGAACATTTCTCGAAGCGCGTTAACCTCGACGTCCTTTTGAGTGAGACCCATCACTGGGAAAATGTCCTTTTGTGTTAagttttggctataaaaggcgATATCCAACAAGAACCAAGTAGTTGTTGTACCTGAGGCATATAGCAAACGTCAGACCGATAAGATATCTAGCTAGAGAAATATTCTACGTAAATTCTTAACCCGAAAATATACGAATCCAATGTTTTATCTTATTAATATATCTTGTTGGAGATAAGTGGTATCATTTTACTAATTATTTACAGTATTTGGTATATAGTTGATGTTTTTACGAGGTAAAAAAGCGAGTATATATGAAGGGTACGTACCAATTAGGTGTTTTCCGTGACGCCTAAGGAACTCTCCGGAGAATAATGAGTAATCATTGGCAGCCTTGAACTGGGCCAACTTATCTTGTTCATCTTGGATTTCGATATCCAAGACCCTACCCATGTCAGCAGCTGCTTGCTTGGCGTTGCCTTCAATCAAGGCGGTGTACCGACCTGTTTCAGGCATTTTCATCCTCCAGTAGAAAGTGGCAAGTGCGGGAAAAGCTCCAAGCATAAGCACAATCCGCCACAGATAGTCCGCCTGTGGCTGCGTGGACATTACATTCGAATAATCCACAGGGATGGCGTTGAATGCCGGTGCAGGATACAGGTCGAGGAAGATTTTCGACAATGTCATAGACACCAACCCTGCAAAAATGATTCCGACACCCTGCATCGCAAACACCGCTGCTATAAACATCCCACGAGTCATTTTGTTGGCGTATTCAGACATGATCGTGGCGGAGAGAGGGTAATCGCCGCCGATACCAAACCCTAACCAAAACCTGAAGAAGCACAAGGTTGTCATAACAGAGCCCGCTGAGGAGCCAAATGATAGGCCGGAGCAAATGGCACAAATAACCATCATGATTAGGGTTATCCCGTAGACCTTCTTTCGGCCTAGTTTGTCACCGAGCCACCCGAATACGAGCTGACCCGATAGGGTTCCGACTAAGGCAACACCTATCACGAAGTTGTTGACGTCCTGTGGGAGCTTCCCCGGCTTTCCGGTGCCAGGCTTGTAGTAGTAAAGGCGGCCAAGGAGTTTGGAgacggtggagatgcaaaagaggTCGTAAGCGTCGGTGAAGAAACCCATTCCGGCTATGACAATAGCCGTTACGTGGTACCATTGTGTTCTGGCTGAGTCCAGTGCATGCAGCACGGCTAAAGCCATTTTAGTAATTCAAAACTGGGGCCTTATACTCGACTGTTTGTTGTGTGTTTTCTGCTGGTGTAGACGTGGGTGGTAATGATTTTATATATAGGCGCTCATTTGTACGAATTATTACAAGGACGGACGTTTATACCTAGGTTTTGAGGAGAACTACAAGAAATCACAGAGGGTACGTATCAAGGATATTCCACATATATGCTTTATGCTTTGTGACTTTGTAATAAAATGGTTTATTCTAATTAAGATTATGGGTTAATCAATGACAAAACTTGATATCTTCAAGCAATCATAGCCACAGTGGTGGAAAGGAGATGAACAATTGCATGACGGCGTGGGTTTGAACCCCGGTGGTTAATCTAAcacctaatctaacaaaatatatcatttgaagaagaaaaaaaaaaaaaaaacaatcatagCCACAATTAGACTAATCCGTACTAGGATCCTTCCACGTATTAACAAGAGTATAAAACATGATTGATGTGTCCTACTCACTGTTCAAAAAATTCTCGCCTAGCTGCCAGGCTGCTGGTCACCACCCCCGAGTAATCTCTAGGTGTTTGAAATTTAAGAAAGAGCAacccgcctagaccgcctaaCTTGCCCCGACCCACTAAGTCGCAACTCTCACTTAGATAGACaataaataattttcattttacattatgttctaatactttataatttatatgtttttatattttacaatttatctaTCTCAATGTAATTATATATCCTTTAAGCATTAAATACTTATTTGTacgatatataataatatatctaAATCACCTAGTCcacctagtccgcctaggcctGGCCTAGCCGTCTAGGCGGTAAACCCCAACCCACACAAGACTAGCACCTCGTCTTTAAGAATATTGTGGCATCCAAGGAGATCAAATTATCTTCAACTTCCCAGACAAATTAACCCATcaattttctgggttttgtaaGCAAGCTGCTAGGTAGCTAGCTATTAATTTTGTAATTGTCCTCTGGAATGTGGATGGTAACTATCTTGATATTATGCTAAATCTGTCGCTGTCTTTGTCTTTCGGCGTAGTTACTATCATTCTTTGTGAACATTATATGGTTTGACAATTTTGTATTGTATGATCATTGTCCTTTGTGAATTTGGTCGAATATGCTCTATATCTTTGAGTAAAAAACGAGGCTGTAATCTTAAGAAATATTATTGGGGGTTTGTCAATAAAAATAGTATGCGCAGCGGATAATTTTTTTTGGACATAGCATGTAAATTGGCATTTTATCGAACATTAACATTGGTAGGCCTAAGACCATTTgctaagacctagtttgggagtgaggtgtttaaaaaaaaaagcacccatgaaaaaaagctatgagggttttaggtgtttggtaaactgaaaaaaaatggcttattttggaagctgctgtgagaataagctgaaatcaaaagaaaaagctaaagctgctatttgcagctttggaaaactggctttttttcaaagcacacggagctacaatgcttctttaatgaaaagacccactattagactgcttttttttttccaaaagcacttttacaaaaaagtttaccaaacactctgctgatttatttcacagccgcttattctcacagcacagccgcttattctcacaacagctttttttcaaagcacagcaataccaaaccagccctaagtcaTATTGCACATCTATCGACATATGTCAACATCTTTCGAGCATGTCAACTGATATCAATAGTTTTTGAGCGAACATGCCAATAGATGTCAGAGTGAGCCTATTGAAAGATAAAGATACCTATAGCAATACATATAAAGACATGAGGCTGACAGCTGAAGAAAGTTGCAGTtttaccataaaactaattggcaatatgaggagtagccaacctcttataagcccatgcaaagTCTGTCATCTCATCAATGTaggactcattctcaacacacccattcacgtgtggcgaattttcaagacgtggacaacacaacggGGTGACTTGGAGCCCGTGTGGTAGTTTGGCTTCACACATGAGACAACATGCCCTGATACCATAAAGAAAgttggggttccaccataaaaccaattggcaatatgaggagtagctcAACCTCTTAAAAGTCTATGCAAAATCCTTCATCCCATCAATGTGAGACTCATTTTCAACAACAGCCACCCTGCCCAGTATCCATAAAGGCAATTCGTCGAGGACAACTTCTAAAGGCATCTCAGATTTTTAAAATACAACACTCAGCTCTTTCATGTATAATTTCTAAGCTTGAAGTCAGCCCACCTTGCTCCAAGGTGGATCAGATTCGCCCCTTGACGACATCAGGTTTGCTGTTCCCAATATGGTGTCTCATTTCTGTCGACTTCTTCATTTTTTGACACGTGTTATACCACGTAACACTAGCTTATTAAAAATTATCAGAATTAAGTTGAGATTAAGTGGTATGAGTCATGACACatgtcaaaaaaattaaaaaaaagacaCGGAAGAGACACATTTTGAAAGGACAGCAAGCCCTGGCCGCGAACTTAGGCCTTGTTTGGCACACCATATAAGACACCGGATAGTATTAATAATACGGAGTACGGTGTTTGATGTTCGTTTGTATTAAATAGTCACCGGATTAAACAATCCGGCCCATCTATTTTATACGATGAACGCCCGCTTGCTTATCCTCTCCAAAACCACGGTACAATTTAGTTGGGCGCTCTTTCCTCTCTAGACGAAGCCACTCTCTGCTCCAGGTTAGTTTTCTCACGCCTTCTTCTTCATCGTTGAATCCCAGTtcatcttctcatttttcttctttttcttcttcccagGTTTCCCTCCctctgttcttcttcttcgtttccCCTCCCCGATTCAACTCTTTcatatctctcttctccctctacacttgcatgaaaaaagaaaaacccaagTCTATCCGAAAATTGTCAACCATGGAGAACGGTGAAATTCCCGAAGACGCCAATGAACGTAAGCCCTTTTTTCTTAATTCTCTGGAGCTTTTCATTAATTTGGTGTTCGTCGTTATTCTTACGGTTTAATTTTGTCTTCGTCGTGATtcttatggtttaatttttgtgGGATACTACTGGTTTTAGATTGCCCAtgtttcctttctctctctttctcctaaGGTTTTGTGCTTTTTGTTCTTCCTTTATCTGCAACTATtgttttttaagttaattttagCCTGTGCTTTTTGTGCTACTACCCCTCTCCGGCCAAGATCTCCGCCcgctcctccacctcctcccaAGATTTCCACTTCTCCACCGACATTGCACGTAGTTAGCtgttatggtttaatttttgtgGGATACTACTTGTTTTAGATTGCCCAggtttcctttctctctctttctcctaaGGTTTTGTGCTTTTTGTTCTTCCTTTATCTGCAACTATtgttttttaagttaattttagCCTGTGCTTTTTGTGCTACTACCCCTCTCCGGCCAAGATCTCTGCCcgctcctccacctcctcccaAGGTTTCCACTTCTCCACAGACATTGCACATACTTAGCTGCTAGAATTTGGCCCTTTTAGCAACTCAGTTTAATGGCTAGAATTTGGCCCTTTTAGCAGCTCAGTTTAATGGCTAGAATTTGGCCCTTTTTGCAGCTTAGTTTATTGGAAAATAGTTTGaataaataatacggtcattaATCCGATACTGTACCAAACGCCcgattaatttagtcagtactatccggtgaT
This region of Malus domestica chromosome 07, GDT2T_hap1 genomic DNA includes:
- the LOC103440144 gene encoding low affinity inorganic phosphate transporter 4-like, whose protein sequence is MALAVLHALDSARTQWYHVTAIVIAGMGFFTDAYDLFCISTVSKLLGRLYYYKPGTGKPGKLPQDVNNFVIGVALVGTLSGQLVFGWLGDKLGRKKVYGITLIMMVICAICSGLSFGSSAGSVMTTLCFFRFWLGFGIGGDYPLSATIMSEYANKMTRGMFIAAVFAMQGVGIIFAGLVSMTLSKIFLDLYPAPAFNAIPVDYSNVMSTQPQADYLWRIVLMLGAFPALATFYWRMKMPETGRYTALIEGNAKQAAADMGRVLDIEIQDEQDKLAQFKAANDYSLFSGEFLRRHGKHLIGTTTTWFLLDIAFYSQNLTQKDIFPVMGLTQKDVEVNALREMFETSRAMLVVAFFGTFPGYWFTVFFIEKLGRFKIQLVGFFMMSLFMGIIGYKYDDLKNNKYMFATLYGLTFFFANFGPNSTTFVLPAELFPTRIRSTCHALSAAAGKAGAMVGAFGVQNYTLDGKVKEIQKAMIFLAITNMLGFFFTFLVTETKGRSLEEISGEDGSSDRDAGTQMTGTNTSATTKTTY